The Cucumis melo cultivar AY chromosome 6, USDA_Cmelo_AY_1.0, whole genome shotgun sequence genome includes a region encoding these proteins:
- the LOC103493322 gene encoding uncharacterized protein LOC103493322 isoform X1, whose product MPTTFNKKRKTKNPTIIFTQISNETFLFFSHGHHFPLSHFTTHKQRRHMWRVSSWGKEIEPKNVMNRLREEERYMRNNCGLHHILSYLCSFLLPNHFLSSLELYGYACAWYSIAVRQGGPFFCFLKVCCFRQSIVFTKLGITIKWKKVSYGIGSIGCKLSFKTK is encoded by the exons ATGCCTACCACattcaacaaaaaaagaaaaaccaaaaaccCCACAATCATTTTCACTCAAATTTCCAATGAAACCTTCCTCTTCTTCAGCCATGGGCATCATTTCCCACTCTCGCACTTCACCACACATAAACAGAGAAGACACATGTGGAGGGTCTCCAGTTGGGGGAAAGAAATTGAACCCAAGAACGTGATGAACAG ACTACGTGAAGAGGAGAGATATATGAGGAATAATTGTGGTCTACATCACATTCTTTCCTACCTCTGCTCTTTTTTGCTACCAaaccattttctttcttctcttgaATTATATGGATATGCTTGTGCTTGGTACAGCATAGCTGTAAG ACAGGGAGGGCCATTCTTTTGCTTTCTTAAAGTTTGTTGCTTCAGACAAAGTATAGTATTCACTAAGCTAGGCATCACAATTAAATGGAAAAAG GTTAGCTATGGAATTGGAAGTATTGGATGCAAACTATCCttcaaaactaaataa
- the LOC103493322 gene encoding uncharacterized protein LOC103493322 isoform X3, translating to MPTTFNKKRKTKNPTIIFTQISNETFLFFSHGHHFPLSHFTTHKQRRHMWRVSSWGKEIEPKNVMNRLREEERYMRNNCGLHHILSYLCSFLLPNHFLSSLELYGYACAWYSIAVRLAMELEVLDANYPSKLNKNFRWL from the exons ATGCCTACCACattcaacaaaaaaagaaaaaccaaaaaccCCACAATCATTTTCACTCAAATTTCCAATGAAACCTTCCTCTTCTTCAGCCATGGGCATCATTTCCCACTCTCGCACTTCACCACACATAAACAGAGAAGACACATGTGGAGGGTCTCCAGTTGGGGGAAAGAAATTGAACCCAAGAACGTGATGAACAG ACTACGTGAAGAGGAGAGATATATGAGGAATAATTGTGGTCTACATCACATTCTTTCCTACCTCTGCTCTTTTTTGCTACCAaaccattttctttcttctcttgaATTATATGGATATGCTTGTGCTTGGTACAGCATAGCTGTAAG GTTAGCTATGGAATTGGAAGTATTGGATGCAAACTATCCttcaaaactaaataaaaattttagatgGCTTTAA
- the LOC103493322 gene encoding uncharacterized protein LOC103493322 isoform X2, translating to MSEIGSERSKSWNIYTTPDQSPSSQTGIGQEAPWKNFGSSMNAISFGFVATAILISMFLVMAIFEHLFRPSSPFSSSDEVTNNSESTPAEKFASPNTVSTSYASDFSVLMPGQHIPTFIAQPAPLPCQREGIYWPSHHHNFSGP from the exons ATGAGTGAGATTGGGTCTGAAAGATCAAAGTCATGGAACATTTACACAACTCCAGACCAAAGCCCATCATCTCAGACCGGCATTGGTCAAGAAGCTCCTTGGAAGAACTTTGGATCATCCATGAATGCCATTTCCTTTGGCTTTGTTGCCACTGCAATCTTGATATCAATGTTCCTTGTCATGGCCATCTTTGAGCATCTGTTTAGACCAAGTTCTCCCTTCTCCTCATCTGATGAAGTTACCAACAACTCAGAGTCAACTCCAGCTGAGAAATTCGCAAGTCCAAATACG GTGTCAACATCATATGCATCTGATTTCTCAGTGTTGATGCCAGGTCAGCACATTCCCACCTTCATTGCACAACCAGCTCCTCTGCCATGTCAGAGAGAGGGAATTTATTGGCCATCTCATCACCATAATTTTTCAGGTCCTTGA